In one Oncorhynchus masou masou isolate Uvic2021 chromosome 23, UVic_Omas_1.1, whole genome shotgun sequence genomic region, the following are encoded:
- the si:ch73-193i2.2 gene encoding transient receptor potential cation channel subfamily A member 1 isoform X2, with the protein MRRLNRVSASGRYNPAMEMEMTDGIVNQSEQQPVVGSANAKTSVSSAAKAAAQWASYTCSRWKRVCRQCVKRKPTGEFFETMYKGLALDEDVIDGGDKSFHLNKRLLDHFRDLASCNQDTDEVDLQYLSDVIADGADPNSTDRYGQTVLHEISRAWNVDVMRFFLDRGADVLRPDSYGVTPLHVAAALDYEEMIHFLLERKADIGAQTNMDHQTPLHYAAKNDAVGAVKVLLQYGADISARDYKRRTPLQLAANLDRSEAARTLMELGADAGVKDSDGQLCITAMIDKMTSVAHLALNQFHVTDRMTRQQFYYLHLLEPEPPCKQNPPGQGSQEGVASEPTSPLEFIVHQGKLDLIMHPVVLKLITVKWKLYGRLGAWILLLLNFLFIVSWTTVAISVSVIRTEEPYVFPEDWWRVFGVVVALGLTVVEVGREVAEMIGSSRKLRSWQRWCEHRTNDDLRCTHPMWPEEKHFLEEQIKLIHRMKGNYLQDPWNIFDWLVYILLMAVFGIHVADIFLLGGTLRDYSLRLFAVVIIFLWLRLMKHVRAFRVMGPFIVMLGKIVGDVLRFLFLYAEIFIPYACAFWIIFGGQASIPSMRTVPQLLYSLYRITLVDEYEFNAMVEVDSIMAHFLCGTFLALSSILCVNLMIALLSDTFQRWRNPCPVSAVSMTTSTSTASVPLLGSYTTMTSELTQSGTLS; encoded by the exons ATGAGGAGACTGAACCGGGTTAGTGCCTCTGGCCGTTACAACCCTgccatggagatggagatgactgATGGAATTGTCAACCAG TCTGAACAGCAGCCAGTTGTTGGAAGTGCGAACGCAAAGACATCTGTGTCCAGTGCTGCGAAGGCAGCAGCCCAGTGGGCGTCATACACCTGCAGCCGCTGGAAACGAGTCTGCCGTCAGTGTGTGAAGAGAAAACCCACAG GGGAATTCTTTGAGACCATGTACAAAGGCCTGGCCTTGGATGAAGATGTCATAGATGGAGGAGACAAAAGCTTCCACCTCAATAAAAGACTGCTAGACCATTTCAGAGATCTGGCTTCCTGCAATCAGGACACTGATGAG GTGGACCTTCAGTACCTGAGTGATGTAATCGCAGATGGAGCCGACCCCAACTCAACAGACCGATACGGACAAACTGTCTTGCATGAG ATCTCGAGGGCGTGGAACGTGGACGTGATGCGTTTCTTCCTGGACAGGGGGGCTGATGTTCTGCGTCCTGACTCCTACGGGGTCACGCCCCTGCACGTTGCTGCAGCTCTGGACTACGAGGAGATGATCCACTTCTTGTTGGAGAGGAAAG CCGACATTGGTGCTCAGACCAACATGGATCATCAGACACCTCTGCACTACGCTGCTAAGAATGACGCGGTAGGGGCAGTCAAGGTGCTGCTGCAGTATGGGGCAGACATCTCCGCACGAGACTACAAAAGGAGAACCCCTCTACAACTAGCTGCCAACCTAG ACAGGAGTGAGGCTGCACGGACACTAATGGAACTAGGGGCTGATGCTGGGGTAAAGGACTCTGATGGTCAGCTTTGCATCACCGCCATGATTGATAAGATGACCTCAGTG GCTCATTTGGCTCTGAACCAGTTCCATGTGACTGACCGGATGACCAGGCAGCAGTTCTACTACCTTCACCTGCTGGAGCCAGAGCCACCCTGCAAGCAGAATCCACCAGGACAGGGCTCACAAG AGGGTGTTGCCAGTGAGCCTACATCACCA ttgGAGTTCATAGTACACCAGGGGAAGTTGGATCTCATCATGCACCCTGTGGTTCTGAAGCTCATCACTGTCAAGTGGAAACTATATGGCAG GTTGGGGGCTTGGATACTCCTACTCCTTAACTTCCTGTTTATAGTCTCCTGGACGACCGTGgccatctctgtgtctgtcatCCGAACCGAGGAGCCTTATGTTTTCCCTGAG GACTGGTGGCGTGTGTTTGGGGTGGTGGTGGCTCTGGGGCTAACAGTGGTGGAGGTGGGCCGGGAAGTGGCAGAGATGATAGGCTCCAGCAGGAAGCTAAGGAGCTGGCAGAGATGGTGTGAGCATCGCACCAATGATGACCTGCGCTGCACACACCCAATGTGGCCCGAG GAAAAGCATTTCTTGGAAGAGCAAATCAAGTTGATCCACCGTATGAAGGGAAACTACTTACAAGACCCCTG GAACATCTTTGATTGGCTGGTGTACATACTGCTGATGGCTGTGTTCGGGATCCATGTGGCAGACATCTTCTTGCTGGGAGGAACACTGCGGGACTACAGCCTGCGCCTCTTCGCTGTGGTCATCATCTTCCTCTGGCTCCGGCTGATGAAACACGTCCGAGCCTTCAG GGTTATGGGTCCTTTCATTGTCATGCTGGGGAAGATTGTGGGGGATGTGCTACGTTTCCTCTTCCTATATGCAGAGATCTTTATCCCTTACGCGTGTGCCTTCTGGATTATATTTGGAG GTCAGGCGTCAATACCCAGTATGCGGACTGTACCCCAGCTGCTCTACAGCCTGTACCGCATCACTCTGGTGGACGAGTATGAGTTTAACGCCATGGTGGAAGTGGACTCGATCATGGCCCACTTCCTCTGTGGTACCTTTCTGGCTCTGTCCTCCATTCTGTGTGTCAACCTGATGATTGCCCTTCTCTCGGACACCTTCCAAAG GTGGAGGAATCCATGCCCCGTCTCTGCCGTTTCTATGACGACCAGCACATCCACCGCTTCTGTGCCCCTCTTGGGGAGTTATACGACGATGACATCAGAACTGACTCAAAGCGGCACGCTGAGCTGA
- the si:ch73-193i2.2 gene encoding transient receptor potential cation channel subfamily V member 5 isoform X1 has translation MRRLNRVSASGRYNPAMEMEMTDGIVNQSEQQPVVGSANAKTSVSSAAKAAAQWASYTCSRWKRVCRQCVKRKPTGEFFETMYKGLALDEDVIDGGDKSFHLNKRLLDHFRDLASCNQDTDEVDLQYLSDVIADGADPNSTDRYGQTVLHEISRAWNVDVMRFFLDRGADVLRPDSYGVTPLHVAAALDYEEMIHFLLERKADIGAQTNMDHQTPLHYAAKNDAVGAVKVLLQYGADISARDYKRRTPLQLAANLDRSEAARTLMELGADAGVKDSDGQLCITAMIDKMTSVAHLALNQFHVTDRMTRQQFYYLHLLEPEPPCKQNPPGQGSQEGVASEPTSPLEFIVHQGKLDLIMHPVVLKLITVKWKLYGRLGAWILLLLNFLFIVSWTTVAISVSVIRTEEPYVFPEDWWRVFGVVVALGLTVVEVGREVAEMIGSSRKLRSWQRWCEHRTNDDLRCTHPMWPEEKHFLEEQIKLIHRMKGNYLQDPWNIFDWLVYILLMAVFGIHVADIFLLGGTLRDYSLRLFAVVIIFLWLRLMKHVRAFRVMGPFIVMLGKIVGDVLRFLFLYAEIFIPYACAFWIIFGGQASIPSMRTVPQLLYSLYRITLVDEYEFNAMVEVDSIMAHFLCGTFLALSSILCVNLMIALLSDTFQRVYDNALANAVMQQAAIILQVEESMPRLCRFYDDQHIHRFCAPLGELYDDDIRTDSKRHAELKTITTQIKETLDEFLEIQKEVNPPEQGRPDESDRASGERCFSFPVQGEHLQTLQRLQVDQTQQSQDLSALRADMKNLQALIHQLIQSQTSSCVGCGVTVKAAESTGSEPVEAPPYRASTG, from the exons ATGAGGAGACTGAACCGGGTTAGTGCCTCTGGCCGTTACAACCCTgccatggagatggagatgactgATGGAATTGTCAACCAG TCTGAACAGCAGCCAGTTGTTGGAAGTGCGAACGCAAAGACATCTGTGTCCAGTGCTGCGAAGGCAGCAGCCCAGTGGGCGTCATACACCTGCAGCCGCTGGAAACGAGTCTGCCGTCAGTGTGTGAAGAGAAAACCCACAG GGGAATTCTTTGAGACCATGTACAAAGGCCTGGCCTTGGATGAAGATGTCATAGATGGAGGAGACAAAAGCTTCCACCTCAATAAAAGACTGCTAGACCATTTCAGAGATCTGGCTTCCTGCAATCAGGACACTGATGAG GTGGACCTTCAGTACCTGAGTGATGTAATCGCAGATGGAGCCGACCCCAACTCAACAGACCGATACGGACAAACTGTCTTGCATGAG ATCTCGAGGGCGTGGAACGTGGACGTGATGCGTTTCTTCCTGGACAGGGGGGCTGATGTTCTGCGTCCTGACTCCTACGGGGTCACGCCCCTGCACGTTGCTGCAGCTCTGGACTACGAGGAGATGATCCACTTCTTGTTGGAGAGGAAAG CCGACATTGGTGCTCAGACCAACATGGATCATCAGACACCTCTGCACTACGCTGCTAAGAATGACGCGGTAGGGGCAGTCAAGGTGCTGCTGCAGTATGGGGCAGACATCTCCGCACGAGACTACAAAAGGAGAACCCCTCTACAACTAGCTGCCAACCTAG ACAGGAGTGAGGCTGCACGGACACTAATGGAACTAGGGGCTGATGCTGGGGTAAAGGACTCTGATGGTCAGCTTTGCATCACCGCCATGATTGATAAGATGACCTCAGTG GCTCATTTGGCTCTGAACCAGTTCCATGTGACTGACCGGATGACCAGGCAGCAGTTCTACTACCTTCACCTGCTGGAGCCAGAGCCACCCTGCAAGCAGAATCCACCAGGACAGGGCTCACAAG AGGGTGTTGCCAGTGAGCCTACATCACCA ttgGAGTTCATAGTACACCAGGGGAAGTTGGATCTCATCATGCACCCTGTGGTTCTGAAGCTCATCACTGTCAAGTGGAAACTATATGGCAG GTTGGGGGCTTGGATACTCCTACTCCTTAACTTCCTGTTTATAGTCTCCTGGACGACCGTGgccatctctgtgtctgtcatCCGAACCGAGGAGCCTTATGTTTTCCCTGAG GACTGGTGGCGTGTGTTTGGGGTGGTGGTGGCTCTGGGGCTAACAGTGGTGGAGGTGGGCCGGGAAGTGGCAGAGATGATAGGCTCCAGCAGGAAGCTAAGGAGCTGGCAGAGATGGTGTGAGCATCGCACCAATGATGACCTGCGCTGCACACACCCAATGTGGCCCGAG GAAAAGCATTTCTTGGAAGAGCAAATCAAGTTGATCCACCGTATGAAGGGAAACTACTTACAAGACCCCTG GAACATCTTTGATTGGCTGGTGTACATACTGCTGATGGCTGTGTTCGGGATCCATGTGGCAGACATCTTCTTGCTGGGAGGAACACTGCGGGACTACAGCCTGCGCCTCTTCGCTGTGGTCATCATCTTCCTCTGGCTCCGGCTGATGAAACACGTCCGAGCCTTCAG GGTTATGGGTCCTTTCATTGTCATGCTGGGGAAGATTGTGGGGGATGTGCTACGTTTCCTCTTCCTATATGCAGAGATCTTTATCCCTTACGCGTGTGCCTTCTGGATTATATTTGGAG GTCAGGCGTCAATACCCAGTATGCGGACTGTACCCCAGCTGCTCTACAGCCTGTACCGCATCACTCTGGTGGACGAGTATGAGTTTAACGCCATGGTGGAAGTGGACTCGATCATGGCCCACTTCCTCTGTGGTACCTTTCTGGCTCTGTCCTCCATTCTGTGTGTCAACCTGATGATTGCCCTTCTCTCGGACACCTTCCAAAG GGTGTATGACAATGCACTGGCCAATGCAGTAATGCAGCAAGCAGCCATTATCCTGCAGGTGGAGGAATCCATGCCCCGTCTCTGCCGTTTCTATGACGACCAGCACATCCACCGCTTCTGTGCCCCTCTTGGGGAGTTATACGACGATGACATCAGAACTGACTCAAAGCGGCACGCTGAGCTGAAGACGATCACCACTCAGATCAAG GAGACCCTAGATGAGTTCCTGGAGATCCAAAAAGAAGTGAATCCCCCCGAACAAGGACGACCTGATGAGAGTGACAGGGCCTCAGG GGAGAGGTGCTTCTCATTCCCTGTGCAGGGGGAACACCTGCAGACTCTGCAGAGGCTCCAGGTGGACCAGACCCAGCAGAGCCAGGACCTCAGTGCCCTGAGGGCAGACATGAAGAACCTGCAGGCCCTGATCCACCAACTGATCCAGTCCCAGACCAGCTCAT